A stretch of the Archangium violaceum genome encodes the following:
- a CDS encoding type I polyketide synthase: MADQHDTASQDPSMEMALAIVGLSVRVPGARDARQFWSNLATGVESISFLPAPEGQVAAAGVLEDAECFDAAFFGYAPSEAEQMDPQHRLFLECAWSALESAGYAPRGRPMRAGVYAGASFSTYLLSSVLPDAQRSGRTLADSLFGCSGNFLSTRVAYELDLTGPSLTVQTACSTSLVAVHLACQALLSRECDLALAGGVSVRVPQLRAYSYQEGGILSPDGHCRPFDVRAAGTVGGNGVGVVVIKRLSDAIADRDPIRAVILGTAINNDGSSKTGFSAPSVAGQAAVISEAQSVAGIEPHSISYIEAHGTGTPLGDPLEVAALKQVFSGGAPGSCGLGSVKSNIGHLDAAAGVTGLIKAVLALENRTLPPTLHFSSPNPRLGLEGSPFYVVARPTPWTGPTPRCAGVSSFGIGGTNAHAVLREAPAVPSDPPRRDEELLLLSAKSEAALERMSAELGEHLAQGGARLADVAHTLQTGRARFSWRRFVVGGRPEEAAALLGGREPERVRTLVDEVEQRGAVFLFPGGGSQRVNMGTDFLREPAFREALDRCAELMRGPLGGDLREVMFAGPERFDAASRELERPLWVQSTLFACNWAMAQLWLSWGVQPEVVLGHSLGEYAAACLAGVFTLEEACSLMVVRARMAEQMPPGAMVSVLAPLDEVQPLLGTALSVAALNGPATCVLSGPPEAVESLERTLEERGVQFKRVRYGRAAHSAMLEPYLADFAKVVERVKLRPPKLPVVSSATGRWLSEREATDPAYWVRHLRDTVRFSEALETLLTSGERALIEVGPGSTLGSLVRQHPARTSQPVLATLPGGATARSSPLAPLGEAWLAGVAIDWERFRAGERRRRVPLPTYSFDRERYWLEPEASTSVDTASREERRSTPRPSVSVTQRSARKGGPPAPARNATEQALVECFWELFRIEGIGIHDDFFALGGDSLMGLRLTGLIGQRLGVRLPLKTLVEAPTIAALAEKLGGTRETAAPVRASCLVQLHEGLHGPALFFLHAMAGQTFFYRQLARLAASSRPSYGIEPPGLEEGRQAPTTVEDMASYYIEAVRAVQPTGPYLLVGASFGGLLAYEMGRRLSAEGHAVPVCALLDSPGPGRLPPPPRDEAELLEFARAGMQPGAPEQERQLFRMWKTHIEAMYRYTAPRWETGELQFFRAAELQPRMPDHLELPWLDRCSAVRVEVVSGNHTSMMLSPHVEGLAARLRACLERAHV, from the coding sequence ATGGCTGACCAGCACGACACCGCGTCGCAGGACCCGTCCATGGAGATGGCACTCGCCATCGTGGGCCTCTCCGTGCGCGTTCCCGGCGCGCGAGATGCCCGCCAGTTCTGGAGCAACCTCGCGACGGGTGTGGAGTCGATCTCCTTCCTACCCGCGCCCGAGGGACAGGTGGCCGCGGCGGGTGTACTCGAGGACGCCGAGTGCTTCGATGCCGCCTTCTTCGGCTACGCACCAAGTGAGGCCGAGCAGATGGATCCGCAGCACCGGCTGTTCCTCGAGTGCGCCTGGTCCGCGCTCGAGTCGGCCGGGTACGCGCCTCGGGGCAGGCCGATGCGCGCGGGCGTCTACGCGGGAGCCTCCTTCAGTACCTACCTGCTCTCGAGCGTGCTGCCAGACGCGCAGCGGAGCGGGAGGACCCTGGCCGATAGCCTCTTCGGGTGCAGCGGGAACTTCCTCTCGACACGGGTTGCATACGAGCTGGATCTCACCGGGCCCAGCCTGACCGTGCAGACCGCCTGCTCGACCTCGCTGGTCGCGGTCCACCTCGCGTGCCAGGCGCTACTCTCCCGGGAGTGCGATCTCGCGCTCGCGGGAGGCGTGTCGGTCCGCGTTCCCCAGTTGCGTGCGTACTCCTACCAGGAGGGCGGCATCCTCTCGCCTGACGGGCATTGCCGCCCCTTCGACGTCCGGGCCGCTGGCACCGTGGGGGGCAACGGCGTCGGAGTGGTTGTCATCAAGCGGCTCTCCGATGCGATCGCCGACCGCGATCCCATTCGCGCGGTCATCCTCGGCACCGCCATCAACAACGACGGAAGCTCCAAGACCGGATTCTCCGCTCCCTCGGTGGCGGGGCAGGCCGCTGTCATCTCCGAGGCGCAGTCCGTGGCGGGGATCGAGCCGCACTCCATTTCGTACATCGAGGCGCACGGGACCGGCACACCGCTTGGAGATCCGCTCGAGGTCGCCGCGCTCAAGCAGGTGTTCAGCGGGGGCGCACCGGGCTCATGTGGACTCGGTTCGGTGAAGAGCAACATCGGGCACCTGGATGCCGCGGCCGGAGTCACCGGGCTCATCAAGGCGGTGCTCGCGCTCGAGAACCGGACGCTGCCTCCGACGCTGCACTTCAGCTCGCCCAATCCCCGGCTCGGGCTGGAGGGCAGCCCGTTCTACGTGGTGGCCAGGCCGACGCCATGGACGGGGCCAACGCCGCGGTGCGCGGGAGTGAGCTCGTTTGGAATTGGCGGGACCAATGCCCATGCCGTGCTGCGGGAGGCCCCGGCCGTGCCGAGCGACCCGCCCCGGCGCGACGAGGAGTTGCTGCTGCTGTCGGCGAAGTCGGAGGCCGCACTGGAGCGGATGAGCGCCGAGTTGGGCGAGCACCTGGCCCAGGGCGGAGCGCGGTTGGCGGATGTGGCCCACACGCTGCAGACCGGGCGCGCCCGCTTTTCCTGGAGGCGCTTCGTCGTGGGGGGACGTCCCGAGGAGGCCGCGGCCCTGCTTGGGGGTAGAGAGCCGGAGCGGGTGCGCACCCTGGTCGACGAGGTGGAGCAGCGGGGCGCTGTGTTCCTGTTTCCCGGAGGAGGCTCGCAGCGGGTGAACATGGGCACGGACTTCCTGCGCGAGCCGGCCTTCCGGGAGGCGCTCGACAGGTGCGCGGAGTTGATGCGCGGTCCGCTCGGGGGAGACCTCCGGGAGGTGATGTTCGCGGGGCCCGAGCGCTTCGACGCCGCGAGCCGGGAGCTGGAAAGGCCCCTGTGGGTGCAGAGCACGCTCTTCGCGTGTAACTGGGCGATGGCGCAACTGTGGCTGTCCTGGGGAGTGCAGCCGGAGGTGGTGCTCGGCCACTCGCTGGGAGAGTACGCAGCGGCGTGCCTGGCGGGCGTCTTCACCCTGGAGGAGGCCTGCTCGCTGATGGTGGTGCGCGCCCGGATGGCGGAGCAGATGCCGCCGGGGGCGATGGTGTCGGTGCTCGCGCCGCTGGACGAGGTTCAGCCGTTGTTGGGCACGGCGTTGTCCGTCGCCGCGCTCAACGGGCCCGCGACGTGTGTCCTCTCGGGGCCGCCGGAGGCCGTGGAGTCCCTCGAGCGGACACTCGAGGAGAGAGGGGTGCAATTCAAGCGGGTGCGCTACGGGAGGGCGGCGCACTCGGCGATGCTCGAGCCGTACCTCGCGGACTTCGCGAAGGTGGTGGAGCGGGTGAAGCTGCGGCCACCGAAGCTGCCGGTGGTGTCGAGCGCCACCGGCCGTTGGTTGAGCGAGCGGGAGGCAACGGACCCCGCGTACTGGGTGCGCCACCTGCGCGACACCGTGAGGTTCTCCGAGGCGCTGGAGACGCTGCTCACCTCCGGAGAGAGGGCGTTGATAGAGGTGGGGCCGGGCTCCACGCTGGGCTCGCTGGTGCGGCAGCACCCGGCGCGTACGTCACAACCGGTGCTCGCCACGCTTCCGGGTGGAGCCACCGCGCGGAGCAGCCCGCTGGCGCCGCTCGGTGAGGCGTGGCTCGCCGGGGTTGCCATCGACTGGGAGCGCTTCCGGGCGGGGGAGCGTCGCCGTCGGGTTCCCCTGCCGACCTACAGCTTCGACCGTGAGCGGTACTGGCTCGAGCCCGAGGCCTCTACTTCCGTGGACACCGCCTCTCGCGAGGAGCGGCGCTCCACACCCCGGCCTTCCGTGTCCGTGACGCAGAGGAGTGCTCGCAAGGGTGGCCCTCCGGCGCCAGCGCGCAACGCCACCGAGCAGGCGCTGGTCGAGTGCTTCTGGGAGCTGTTCCGCATCGAGGGGATTGGCATCCACGATGACTTCTTCGCGCTCGGGGGCGACTCGCTCATGGGGCTTCGCCTGACGGGGCTGATCGGCCAGCGCCTTGGTGTCCGGCTGCCGCTGAAGACCCTGGTGGAGGCGCCGACGATCGCCGCGCTGGCGGAGAAGCTCGGCGGCACCCGCGAAACGGCTGCGCCGGTTCGTGCGAGCTGCCTCGTGCAGCTCCATGAGGGGTTGCACGGGCCGGCGCTCTTCTTCCTCCACGCGATGGCGGGACAGACGTTCTTCTACCGGCAGCTGGCGCGGCTCGCCGCGTCCTCTCGGCCCTCCTACGGGATCGAGCCGCCGGGTCTGGAGGAGGGGAGGCAGGCACCCACCACCGTCGAGGACATGGCGTCGTATTACATCGAAGCCGTGCGTGCGGTGCAGCCCACGGGCCCGTACCTGTTGGTGGGCGCGTCCTTCGGAGGGCTGCTCGCGTACGAGATGGGCCGCCGCCTGTCCGCGGAGGGACATGCGGTGCCGGTGTGCGCGTTGCTCGACTCGCCCGGCCCGGGGCGCCTCCCTCCGCCACCCAGGGACGAGGCGGAGCTGCTCGAGTTCGCGCGGGCGGGCATGCAGCCCGGGGCGCCCGAGCAGGAGCGCCAGTTGTTCCGGATGTGGAAGACCCATATCGAGGCCATGTACCGGTACACGGCCCCACGCTGGGAAACGGGCGAGCTGCAGTTCTTCCGCGCCGCCGAGCTTCAGCCGCGAATGCCGGACCACCTGGAGCTGCCCTGGCTCGACCGCTGCTCGGCGGTGCGGGTCGAGGTCGTCTCCGGGAACCACACGAGCATGATGCTCTCGCCGCACGTGGAGGGACTGGCGGCGCGGCTCAGGGCCTGCCTGGAGCGAGCCCATGTCTGA
- a CDS encoding DHA2 family efflux MFS transporter permease subunit, whose amino-acid sequence MSEAALPTPVRHTQFDKWLITLSVSFGTLMSTVDSAIVNVALSQIRSSIGATVQEITWASTSFIIATVLVLPLTGFFSRLFGQKRTYLACLAIFVVSSFLCGIAWSLPSLVVFRALQGIGAGALVPTEQAILRQTWSPEEQGMAMGIFSVVITVGPAIGPTLGGYIVDNFHWSWIFFINLPLGLIGFLLVWRFVHEPEDVLAANKAAAAIQRRNMDWAGIALMWVGLATLQFVLEEGQRQDWFESTEITVCTLVAGFCLAAFVLRELTAVAPAVDLRLFAEPVFSSGAVLGAVMFFILIANMFVLPLFMQEMLGFTAMQAGMALMPRTLVMIVVMPIVGRLYNRISPRVLIGVGLFIIGLGVHRLMRVSLDTGRAEIIGSIMLQGLGTSLLFVPLNVVVFDKVARTRMADAAGLNALMRQIGSSVGLALFATLMTRYTAEAQVGLSAHVIAERPELSERLASSMSGLVAGGLEGFEATEASLRLLAAAVQRQASLLAFNRLFTLSVLLFVLALPLLGFLWLSPGNKPRKEAPKEERNEVHMDVEV is encoded by the coding sequence ATGTCTGAAGCCGCCCTGCCCACTCCCGTGCGCCACACGCAGTTCGACAAGTGGCTCATCACCCTGTCGGTGTCGTTCGGCACCCTGATGTCCACCGTCGACTCGGCCATCGTCAACGTGGCCCTGTCGCAGATCCGCAGCTCGATTGGCGCCACGGTGCAGGAGATCACCTGGGCGAGCACCAGCTTCATCATCGCCACGGTGCTGGTGCTGCCGCTCACCGGCTTCTTCAGCCGGCTCTTCGGCCAGAAGCGCACCTATCTGGCGTGCCTGGCCATCTTCGTCGTCAGCTCGTTCCTGTGCGGGATCGCCTGGAGCCTGCCCTCGCTGGTCGTCTTCCGGGCGTTGCAGGGCATCGGTGCGGGAGCGCTCGTCCCCACCGAGCAGGCCATCCTCCGCCAGACCTGGTCCCCCGAGGAGCAGGGCATGGCCATGGGCATCTTCTCGGTGGTGATCACCGTGGGCCCGGCCATCGGCCCCACGCTCGGCGGCTACATCGTCGACAACTTCCACTGGTCGTGGATCTTCTTCATCAACCTCCCCCTCGGGCTGATCGGCTTCCTGCTGGTGTGGCGCTTCGTCCACGAGCCGGAGGACGTGCTCGCCGCCAACAAGGCCGCCGCCGCGATCCAGCGCCGCAACATGGACTGGGCTGGCATCGCCCTGATGTGGGTGGGGTTGGCCACGCTCCAGTTCGTGCTGGAGGAGGGGCAGCGTCAGGACTGGTTCGAGTCCACGGAGATCACCGTCTGCACGCTGGTGGCGGGCTTCTGTCTGGCGGCCTTCGTGCTGCGCGAGCTCACCGCCGTGGCGCCCGCGGTGGACCTGCGCCTCTTCGCGGAGCCGGTGTTCTCCTCGGGGGCGGTGCTCGGCGCGGTGATGTTCTTCATCCTCATCGCGAACATGTTCGTGTTGCCGCTCTTCATGCAGGAGATGCTCGGCTTCACGGCCATGCAGGCCGGCATGGCGCTCATGCCTCGCACGCTGGTGATGATCGTGGTGATGCCCATCGTCGGGCGTCTGTACAACCGGATCTCCCCCCGGGTGCTCATCGGCGTGGGGCTGTTCATCATCGGCCTGGGTGTCCACCGCCTGATGCGGGTCTCCCTGGACACGGGGAGGGCGGAGATCATCGGGTCGATCATGTTGCAGGGACTGGGCACCAGCCTGCTCTTCGTCCCGCTCAACGTCGTGGTGTTCGACAAGGTGGCGCGCACCCGGATGGCGGACGCCGCCGGTCTCAACGCGCTGATGCGGCAGATCGGCAGCTCGGTGGGCCTGGCCCTCTTCGCCACCCTGATGACGCGCTACACCGCGGAGGCCCAGGTGGGGCTCTCCGCCCACGTGATCGCCGAGCGCCCCGAGCTGTCCGAGCGGCTCGCCTCGTCCATGAGCGGGCTCGTCGCGGGCGGACTCGAGGGCTTCGAGGCCACGGAGGCGAGCCTTCGCCTGCTGGCGGCCGCCGTCCAGCGCCAGGCGTCACTGCTGGCCTTCAACCGGCTCTTCACGCTGTCGGTGCTGCTGTTCGTGCTGGCGCTGCCGCTCTTGGGATTCCTCTGGCTCTCCCCGGGCAACAAGCCCCGGAAGGAAGCGCCGAAAGAGGAGCGGAACGAAGTTCACATGGATGTGGAGGTTTGA
- a CDS encoding HlyD family secretion protein, translated as MGPGAEELQRKNRSRRGSIVLGTVTVAVLAGIGGYMVLTRGQERTDNAQVQADLVPINARVGGPVLRVAVEDNARVKKGDVLVEIDPREYAVRVKQAEAELVSARAQAQAADAQMDVAEASARGGRSTARAVVSTSTAGVSSAEAQVEVARAAVARAEAEAQRNALELERVQQLRMSEISSQQELDNARTNHEAAQASLAGARAQLAAAEQARAVALSKVAEAQGQFDQNAPVDAKIAVARASAELAHARVTAAEAALEQARLQLEYTRILAPADGQVSKLSIREGQLLSAGQPVARLVPPRTYVIANFKETQVGHIRPGQRVEVRVDAFPGRTLTGLVESLSGGTGASFSLLPPDNASGNFVKVVQRVPVRISWKDSPGDLPLQAGLSAEVTVFTSAN; from the coding sequence GTGGGCCCTGGAGCCGAGGAGCTCCAGCGCAAGAACAGGAGCCGCCGGGGATCGATCGTCCTGGGGACGGTCACGGTGGCGGTGCTCGCGGGCATCGGCGGATACATGGTGCTCACGCGCGGGCAGGAGCGCACGGACAACGCCCAGGTGCAGGCGGACCTGGTGCCAATCAACGCCCGCGTGGGCGGTCCCGTGCTGCGCGTGGCCGTGGAGGACAACGCCCGGGTGAAGAAGGGCGATGTGCTGGTGGAGATCGATCCGCGCGAGTACGCCGTCCGCGTGAAGCAGGCCGAGGCGGAGCTGGTGTCGGCCCGGGCGCAGGCGCAGGCGGCCGATGCGCAGATGGACGTGGCGGAGGCCAGTGCCCGGGGTGGCCGCTCCACCGCGCGCGCCGTGGTGTCCACCAGCACGGCGGGGGTGAGCAGCGCCGAGGCCCAGGTGGAGGTGGCTCGCGCGGCCGTGGCTCGCGCGGAGGCCGAGGCGCAGCGCAACGCGTTGGAGCTCGAGCGTGTGCAGCAGCTGCGCATGTCGGAGATCTCCTCCCAGCAGGAACTCGACAATGCCCGGACCAACCACGAGGCCGCGCAGGCGTCACTGGCCGGGGCGCGTGCCCAGCTCGCCGCGGCCGAGCAGGCCCGGGCGGTGGCGCTCAGCAAGGTGGCCGAGGCCCAGGGTCAGTTCGATCAGAACGCTCCGGTGGACGCGAAGATCGCCGTGGCCCGTGCCAGCGCCGAGCTGGCCCATGCCCGGGTGACCGCCGCCGAGGCCGCGTTGGAGCAGGCCCGGTTGCAGCTCGAGTACACCCGCATCCTCGCTCCCGCGGACGGGCAGGTGTCCAAGCTGAGCATCCGCGAGGGGCAGCTCCTGTCGGCGGGACAGCCGGTGGCGAGGCTCGTGCCGCCCCGGACGTATGTGATCGCCAACTTCAAGGAGACCCAGGTCGGACACATCCGCCCGGGCCAGCGGGTGGAGGTGAGGGTGGATGCCTTTCCGGGCCGCACGTTGACGGGTCTGGTGGAGAGTCTTTCCGGCGGGACGGGGGCCAGCTTCTCCCTGCTGCCGCCGGACAATGCCTCGGGCAACTTCGTGAAGGTGGTTCAACGCGTGCCCGTGCGCATCTCCTGGAAGGACTCCCCCGGGGATCTGCCCTTGCAGGCTGGCTTGTCGGCGGAGGTCACCGTCTTCACCTCCGCCAATTAG
- a CDS encoding phosphopantetheine-binding protein — translation MSVDNPPSTQMEQKLAGYWSELLGLSEIGRGDHFISLGGNSLLATMLANRIEEDLGVRPMMGELFSTLEEVATICEQLVREQSEAEG, via the coding sequence ATGAGCGTCGACAATCCCCCCAGTACGCAGATGGAGCAGAAGCTCGCCGGTTATTGGAGTGAATTGCTGGGTCTCTCGGAGATCGGGCGGGGAGATCATTTCATCTCGCTGGGTGGCAATTCCCTGCTCGCCACCATGCTCGCCAACCGTATCGAGGAGGACCTGGGAGTCCGCCCCATGATGGGTGAGCTGTTCAGCACGCTCGAGGAGGTGGCCACGATCTGCGAGCAATTGGTGCGGGAGCAGTCGGAGGCGGAGGGATGA
- the cysD gene encoding sulfate adenylyltransferase subunit CysD: MSYELSHLQALEAESIFIIREVVAEFARPVLLFSGGKDSAVMLWLAEKAFAPAPLPFPLLHVDTGHNFPEVLAYRDERAASLGARLEVASVQEFIDSGRLVEEKGPRASRNRLQTAPLLDAIERHQFDAVFGGARRDEEKARAKERVFSFRDEFGQWDPKNQRPELWSLYNGRHRRGEHIRVFPLSNWTEMDIWQYIDQERIPLPSIYFSHRREVFRRDGMLMACSPFLPLMPGEKAMTAQVRFRTVGDMTCTACVESTATTVEQVIQEVAASRVTERGASRADDKFSETAMEDRKREGYF, from the coding sequence ATGAGCTACGAGTTGTCCCACCTCCAGGCCCTGGAAGCGGAATCCATCTTCATCATCCGGGAAGTGGTGGCCGAGTTCGCCCGGCCCGTCCTCCTGTTCTCCGGGGGCAAGGACTCGGCGGTGATGCTGTGGTTGGCCGAGAAGGCCTTCGCCCCGGCCCCGCTGCCCTTTCCGCTCCTGCACGTGGATACCGGGCACAACTTCCCCGAGGTGCTCGCGTACCGCGATGAGCGCGCGGCCTCGCTGGGTGCTCGCCTGGAGGTGGCCTCCGTTCAGGAGTTCATCGACTCGGGCCGCCTCGTGGAGGAGAAGGGGCCTCGCGCCTCGCGCAACCGGCTGCAGACGGCGCCGCTGTTGGATGCCATCGAGAGGCACCAGTTCGATGCCGTCTTCGGTGGCGCCCGCCGTGACGAGGAGAAGGCACGCGCCAAGGAGCGCGTCTTCTCCTTTCGCGACGAGTTCGGTCAGTGGGATCCGAAGAACCAGCGCCCGGAGTTGTGGAGCCTCTACAACGGCCGCCACCGCCGCGGGGAGCACATCCGCGTGTTCCCCCTGTCCAACTGGACCGAGATGGACATCTGGCAATACATCGACCAGGAGCGCATCCCGCTCCCGTCCATCTACTTCAGCCACCGGCGCGAGGTGTTCCGCCGCGATGGCATGTTGATGGCGTGCTCGCCCTTCCTGCCGCTGATGCCGGGGGAGAAGGCGATGACGGCCCAGGTGCGCTTCCGCACGGTGGGCGACATGACGTGCACCGCCTGCGTCGAGTCCACCGCCACCACGGTGGAGCAGGTGATCCAGGAGGTCGCCGCGTCCCGCGTCACCGAGCGTGGCGCCAGCCGGGCGGACGACAAGTTCAGTGAGACGGCCATGGAAGACCGTAAGCGCGAGGGATATTTCTAA
- a CDS encoding sulfate adenylyltransferase subunit 1 yields the protein MELLRFATAGSVDDGKSTLIGRLLYDTKSIFEDQLTAVERTSKARGDEYVNLALLMDGLRAEREQGITIDVAYRYFATPRRKFIIADTPGHIQYTRNMVTGASTADLALILVDARKGILEQTRRHAFIASLLRVPHVVLCINKMDLVDFSESVFESIKDEFRKFSMKLELTDLTFIPISALNGDNVVTRSEKMPWYQGPVLLHHLENVHIASDRNLIQVRFPVQYVSRPISKKLHDYRAWSGQLVGGVVRPGDEVMVLPSGFTSRIRTIELAGKPVEEAFPPMSVTISLTDELDISRGDMLCRPGNPPTVAQDLDAMVCWLVEQPLRPGVKLALKHTTRSARAMVKGIQYRIDVNTLHRDEQCGALKLNEVGRVSLRTTVPLFFDEYRRNRHTGSFILIDEGTNATVGAGMINGPAT from the coding sequence ATGGAGCTGCTCAGGTTCGCCACGGCCGGCTCGGTCGACGATGGGAAGAGCACCCTCATCGGCCGTCTGCTCTACGACACCAAATCCATCTTCGAGGATCAGCTCACGGCGGTGGAGCGCACCAGCAAGGCGCGCGGGGACGAGTACGTCAACCTGGCGCTGCTCATGGACGGTCTGCGCGCCGAGCGCGAGCAGGGCATCACCATCGACGTGGCCTATCGCTACTTCGCCACCCCCCGGCGTAAGTTCATCATCGCGGACACCCCGGGCCACATCCAATACACGCGCAACATGGTGACGGGCGCCTCCACCGCGGACCTCGCCCTCATTCTCGTGGATGCGCGCAAGGGCATTCTGGAACAGACGCGGCGTCATGCCTTCATCGCCTCGCTGCTGCGAGTGCCCCACGTGGTGCTGTGCATCAACAAGATGGACCTGGTGGACTTCAGTGAGTCCGTCTTCGAGTCCATCAAGGACGAGTTCCGCAAGTTCTCCATGAAGCTGGAGCTCACGGACCTCACCTTCATCCCCATCTCCGCGCTCAACGGCGACAACGTGGTGACGCGCTCGGAGAAGATGCCTTGGTATCAGGGCCCCGTGCTGCTGCATCACCTGGAGAACGTGCACATCGCCTCGGATCGCAACCTCATCCAGGTGCGCTTCCCGGTGCAGTACGTGTCGCGGCCCATCTCCAAGAAGCTCCATGACTACCGGGCCTGGTCGGGGCAGCTCGTGGGCGGAGTGGTGCGGCCAGGGGACGAGGTGATGGTGCTGCCCTCGGGCTTCACCTCCCGCATCCGCACCATCGAGCTGGCCGGCAAGCCCGTGGAGGAGGCCTTCCCTCCCATGTCCGTCACCATCTCGCTGACGGATGAGCTCGACATCAGCCGTGGTGACATGCTCTGCCGGCCGGGAAATCCGCCCACCGTCGCGCAGGATCTCGACGCCATGGTGTGCTGGCTGGTGGAGCAGCCGCTGCGGCCCGGGGTGAAGCTGGCCCTCAAGCACACCACGCGCTCGGCTCGCGCGATGGTCAAGGGCATCCAGTACCGCATCGACGTGAACACGCTTCACCGGGACGAGCAGTGCGGCGCCCTGAAGCTGAACGAGGTCGGCCGGGTGTCGTTGCGGACGACCGTGCCGCTCTTCTTCGACGAGTACCGGCGCAACCGTCACACCGGCAGCTTCATCCTCATCGACGAGGGGACGAACGCCACGGTGGGCGCCGGAATGATCAATGGCCCCGCGACGTGA
- the cysC gene encoding adenylyl-sulfate kinase gives MSGAGKSTLSQAVRRRLEGQHSVEVLDGDEVRTFLSRGLGFTRPDREENIRRIGYVARVLARHDVAVISAAISPYRESRNEVRRLATEAGLPFIEVYAQASLDTLVHRDVKGLYKKALAGEIPHFTGISDPYEAPESPEVTVRTDSETVEAGVERILAALRERGLTAQR, from the coding sequence ATGTCCGGGGCGGGCAAGAGCACGCTCTCCCAGGCGGTTCGCCGCCGGCTGGAGGGGCAGCACTCCGTGGAGGTGCTCGACGGGGATGAGGTCCGCACCTTCCTCTCGCGAGGGCTGGGCTTCACCCGGCCCGACCGCGAGGAGAACATCCGGCGCATCGGCTACGTGGCGCGAGTGCTCGCCCGGCACGACGTGGCGGTCATCTCCGCGGCCATCTCGCCCTACCGCGAGTCGCGCAACGAGGTGCGGCGGCTGGCCACGGAAGCGGGGCTCCCGTTCATCGAGGTGTATGCGCAGGCCAGTCTGGACACGCTCGTCCACCGGGATGTGAAGGGGCTCTACAAGAAGGCCCTGGCGGGGGAGATCCCCCACTTCACGGGCATCTCGGATCCGTATGAGGCGCCCGAGTCACCCGAGGTGACGGTCCGCACCGACTCGGAGACGGTGGAGGCGGGGGTGGAGCGCATCCTCGCCGCGCTGAGGGAGCGCGGACTCACCGCGCAGCGCTGA
- the cysQ gene encoding 3'(2'),5'-bisphosphate nucleotidase CysQ, giving the protein MTRIDETLVSAVREMSQEAGRATLGFYGGAVSVERKSDDSPLTAADKASHTLILEALHRLTPGVPVLSEESSETEISERRKWDTFWLVDPLDGTKEFLKGTGEFTVNIALISGTEPVLGVVHVPVSGVTYWGSKGGGAFVAQAGQAPVAIHTRPAEMNRLVIVASKDHAGPRVEALLKRLTTASTANMGSSLKFCLIAEGRADFYPRLQPTCEWDTGAAQCVLEAAGGAVTDLEGRRFVYNKEQLTNPSFLAFGDARQDWRALLEG; this is encoded by the coding sequence ATGACGAGGATTGACGAAACGCTGGTGTCGGCCGTGCGCGAGATGTCCCAGGAGGCGGGACGTGCCACGCTCGGTTTCTACGGGGGCGCCGTCTCCGTCGAGCGCAAGAGTGACGACTCCCCGCTGACGGCGGCGGACAAGGCCTCGCACACCCTCATCCTCGAGGCCCTGCACCGTCTGACGCCCGGCGTCCCGGTGCTCTCCGAGGAGTCCAGCGAGACGGAGATCTCCGAGCGGCGCAAGTGGGACACCTTCTGGCTGGTGGATCCGCTCGACGGCACCAAGGAGTTCCTCAAGGGCACCGGCGAGTTCACCGTGAACATCGCCCTCATCTCCGGCACCGAGCCCGTGCTGGGCGTGGTGCACGTCCCCGTCTCGGGAGTCACATACTGGGGCAGCAAGGGAGGTGGCGCCTTCGTGGCCCAGGCCGGCCAGGCGCCGGTGGCCATCCACACCCGGCCCGCGGAGATGAACCGGCTCGTCATCGTGGCGAGCAAGGATCACGCGGGCCCGCGCGTGGAGGCCCTGCTGAAGCGGCTCACCACGGCGAGCACGGCCAACATGGGCAGCTCGCTCAAGTTCTGTCTGATCGCCGAGGGCCGGGCGGACTTCTACCCGCGGCTCCAGCCCACCTGCGAGTGGGACACCGGAGCGGCCCAGTGCGTCCTGGAAGCCGCCGGAGGCGCGGTGACGGACCTGGAGGGCCGGCGGTTCGTTTACAACAAGGAACAGCTCACCAACCCGTCCTTCCTCGCCTTCGGAGATGCACGCCAGGACTGGCGCGCGCTGCTGGAGGGGTAG